The Amorphus orientalis genomic interval TCGTCGGCTTCGGGTTCCTCACCCACATCATCAACATCGTCGTCATGTACGAACTGGCCCGACGGTTCGGCGCGAATCTGACCTTCCTCGAGACGCTCGTGGTGGTCCCTATCCCACTTCTGCTTGCCGGCATGCCGTTCTCGCTCGGCGGATGGGGACTGCGCGAAGGGGCGATCTCGGTCGCTTTTGCTCTTCTTCAGGTCCCGGCCGATGTTGCGGTCTCGACCTCAATTGCTTATGGAGCGCTGTTCCTGCTAGTGAGCCTTCCGGGCGCGCTGGTCTGGATGCTTCCGCATCTTTCATCTCGGGCTGCTTCGGTCGGCGAAACTGTCCATCGCGACGACCCAGTTGACAAAGAACCACAGTGACAAAATGAAAATACTGATCACAGGCGCCGCCGGTTTCATCGGCTCGAACCTGACCAATGCGTTGTTGCGCGAGGGTCACGAGGTCGTCGGCTTCGACGATATGTCGCACGGCGACATGCTCAATCTCGAAGAAGCCAAGAAGAGCAACAACAAGTTTTCCCTCGTCCTTGGCACGATCATGGACCAGGACGCGCTCGAGAAGGCCTGCGAAGGCTGCGATCTCATCTACCATCTCGCCGCGCGCAAGATTCCCAGGTACTCGGACGCCTACGACACCCTGACCGTCAACGGCATGGGGTCGCACAACGTCGCCATTGCCGCCCGCAAGGTGGGCGCGAAGCTCGTCGCCGCCAGCACCTCCGACGTCTACGGCAAGAACCCGGATCTGCCGTTCACGGAGACCAGCAACCTCGTCGTCGGCAACCCGGACGTCCGCCGCTGGGCCTACGCCATTTCCAAGATGTTCGAGGAACAGCTGATCTTCGCGATGGGCGAGCGGGACAACCTCCCCTTCAGCATCGCCCGCTTCTTCGGCGGCTACGGCCCGGCCCAGCATCTGAGCTGGTGGGGCGGCCCCCAGTCGGTGTTCATCGACGCGGCCCTG includes:
- a CDS encoding NAD-dependent epimerase/dehydratase family protein — its product is MKILITGAAGFIGSNLTNALLREGHEVVGFDDMSHGDMLNLEEAKKSNNKFSLVLGTIMDQDALEKACEGCDLIYHLAARKIPRYSDAYDTLTVNGMGSHNVAIAARKVGAKLVAASTSDVYGKNPDLPFTETSNLVVGNPDVRRWAYAISKMFEEQLIFAMGERDNLPFSIARFFGGYGPAQHLSWWGGPQSVFIDAALDDKEIELHGSGQQTRSFTFVSDHVSGLILMGMKDEANAQVFNLGNTYEITIENLARLIWRLVRGEDSEPKLKLIPYETFGKYEDVNRRVPSVDKAGELLGYKPEVALPDGMVKTIQWQVARRRALGIETRDPAC